From a region of the Mytilus galloprovincialis chromosome 3, xbMytGall1.hap1.1, whole genome shotgun sequence genome:
- the LOC143068782 gene encoding phospholipase B1, membrane-associated-like, with the protein MERLRYFCCFILFFTTVYALKFKEYKHFLEEQSRNQTFMKLFDQHIKKFNRAKSKSVQFPCEGFRLSKNATNVHELTPADISVVAAIGDSITAGTGITAKTPIGLLRQDRGLSWSVGGDGDVDEHITLANMLKRFNPNLVGFSVGSGDFESENAHLNVADPGNEARNMPFQARLLVDRMKSGKEGVDFVNDWKVITMFIGGNDLCDYCGDRPEYTVEKYIGYITEALDIFHKEVPKAFVNVVEVLDIGNVPLLNENLVCDTLHYFTCRCGAFPGDNKDELKDLVIQYQNGLEDLVDSGRYDTRDDFTVVNQPFLSETKIPVNEDNSTDLDYFAPDCFHFSELGQQVAASALWDNMIEPVGQKRTYWRPGEPTECPDTEEPYFYTKKNSKRVEGFGSYRQQTRQENRQPDANARTHQFSSTSVAGIVIGALCIMIVVSLSVYYLKQKRKQNSVERYQLLQGSSPNYTEI; encoded by the exons ATGGAGCGTTTGCGGTACTTCTGctgttttattttgttctttaccACAGTATATG CTTTGAAGTTTAAAGAATACAAACATTTCTTGGAAGAACAATCCAGAAACCAAACATTTATGAAACTATTCGATCAGCATATTAAAAAATTCAACAGAGCAAAATCAAAG AGCGTCCAGTTTCCATGCGAAGGATTTAGATTAAGCAAGAACGCAACAAATG TTCATGAATTGACACCAGCTGACATAAGCGTGGTTGCTGCTATTGGCGATTCCATCACA GCTGGAACTGGTATTACAGCAAAAACACCTATTGGACTACTAAGGCAGGACAGGGGACTTTCCTGGAG TGTTGGTGGCGATGGCGATGTTGATGAACATATAACACTAGCAA ATATGCTGAAACGATTTAATCCAAATCTGGTAGGATTTTCTGTCGGAAGTGGTGATTTTGAAAGTGAGAATGCTCATTTAAACGTGGCAGATCCAGGGAATGAGGCCAG AAACATGCCATTCCAAGCCAGATTACTAGTAGATCGAATGAAGTCTGGTAAAGAAGGAGTTGACTTCGTGAATGACTGGAAAGTTATAACAATGTTCATTGGTGGAAATGATCTGTGTGACTATTGTGGTGACAGG cCGGAATATACAGTAGAAAAATATATTGGATATATCACAGAGGCATTGGATATCTTCCATAAAGAAGTACCAAAAGCTTTTGTTAATGTGGTGGAGGTTCTAGATATTGGCAATGTACCATTACTAAATGAAAACTTAGTTTGTGATACACTTCACTA CTTTACATGTAGATGTGGTGCCTTTCCTGGAGATAATAAAGATGAACTGAAAGATTTGGTTATTCAATACCAGAATGGTTTGGAGGATTTGGTAGACTCTGGACGTTATGATACCAGAGACGATTTCACTGTTGTCAATCAACCATTCCTTTCTGAAACAAAAATACCAGTTAAT gaAGACAATTCTACTGATTTGGATTACTTTGCACCGGATTGTTTTCACTTTAGTGAGCTTGGGCAACAAGTTGCAGCTAGTGCTCTTTGGGATAACATG atTGAACCAGTAGGACAAAAGAGAACATACTGGAGACCAGGAGAACCAACAGAATGTCCTGATACT GAAGAACCATATTTCTATACAAAGAAAAATAGTAAACGAGTTGAAGGATTTGGTTCTTACCGTCAACAGACCAGACAAGAAAACAGACAGCCAGATGCAAATGCTAGAACTCATCAATTTAGTAGCACATCAGTTGCCGGGATTGTTATAGGTGCTTTGTGCATTAtgattgtagtttcactttcagtTTATTACCTGAAACAGAAACGAAAACAGAATAGTGTAGAGAGATATCAACTACTACAAGGATCCTCTCCTAATTACACGGAAATATAA